The following coding sequences lie in one Cercospora beticola chromosome 9, complete sequence genomic window:
- a CDS encoding uncharacterized protein (BUSCO:EOG09264BIX) — translation MNQSTLLFRRAAAQSQTRLCQRRWAQVHDVRYFALHPPLNDKIQERYRDKLRQKAKERGVDDVEELKQVYQDRIAKLRKESLVPGINAPLSAQEPPTPQNTDSSIPYQPPPPPKPLVDPAIQKVPKSDSPVKTLASFIDVDKTAKLPHKEVETIWRLRHVRDPQSLCAVMEVETYKRIAKTAKKHPQFILPLPRAEQGAEIHFLQWTFPTETTATVLFTHLAEFKLRGEFAQPHTTITHHLDLLDSNGLALLEGRVMENRGISVDEGKFLLMNLQKFYGFEAHSAVAQESKEKRGKLMEQFSGGDETFNVEELLEEVEKVP, via the coding sequence ATGAATCAATCCACATTGCTGTTCCGGCGTGCAGCTGCACAATCGCAGACACGCCTTTGCCAACGGAGATGGGCTCAGGTTCACGATGTACGATACTTCGCGCTCCACCCGCCTCTTAACGACAAGATCCAAGAACGATACCGGGACAAGCTGCGGCAAAAGGCGAAAGAGAGGGGTGTAGATGATGTTGAGGAGTTGAAGCAAGTCTATCAGGATCGCATCGCGAAACTGCGCAAAGAAAGCCTGGTACCCGGCATTAATGCTCCACTCTCCGCTCAGGAACCTCCCACACCACAGAATACCGACTCGAGTATCCCATatcagcctcctcctccgccgaagCCTTTAGTCGATCCCGCGATACAGAAAGTGCCGAAGAGCGACAGCCCGGTCAAAACGCTAGCATCCTTCATCGATGTCGACAAGACTGCAAAGCTTCCCCACAAAGAGGTTGAGACGATATGGCGGTTACGGCATGTTCGAGATCCGCAGTCTCTGTGCGCAGTGATGGAGGTGGAGACATACAAGCGAATCGCGAAGACGGCAAAGAAGCACCCACAGTTCATCCTCCCTCTGCCACGAGCAGAGCAGGGCGCGGAGATCCACTTCCTCCAATGGACATTTCCTACCGAGACCACAGCAACAGTGCTTTTCACACATCTTGCTGAATTCAAGTTGCGAGGTGAATTTGCGCAGCCGCATACCACAATCACACATCATTTGGATCTGCTTGATTCGAACGGGCTGGCTCTGCTGGAGGGCCGAGTGATGGAGAACAGAGGCATCAGTGTCGATGAAGGCAAATTCTTGCTGATGAACCTGCAAAAGTTCTACGGATTTGAGGCGCACAGTGCGGTCGCGCAGGAGagcaaagagaagagagggaAGTTGATGGAGCAGTTCAGTGGGGGAGATGAGACGTTCAACGTAGAAGAGCTATTagaggaagtcgagaaggTGCCGTGA
- a CDS encoding uncharacterized protein (antiSMASH:Cluster_7): MASQMWLKRVLIPFWIVQLIFVTILLVLFTFSLAVVRDYQEDYADSYGVDRISKPAYRAFNGVAAVYIALCALTIIFDLAEIILLARKRLSPTVVVTFNSILTLVWAVVLILQIVGTAAGARASALGFIFIIVVLATSLGKLIYSSVILHRYRKGQFATRGTYSSPANAEAGVEFDPTPSGPDTAYNPVPAPLNPFRDASRDPSPAAGIHHPTSGAAAAYYHTAPAHEMQQTVVR; this comes from the exons ATGGCCAGTCAGATGTGGCTCAAGCGTGTCCTGATTCCGTTTTGGATCGTTCAGCTCATCTTTGTCACCATCCTCCTGGTCCTCTTCACGTTCTCTCTGGCCGTGGTCAGGGACTACCAGGAAGACTATGCGGACAGCTACGGCGTGGACCGCATTAGCAAGCCAGCATACAGGGCCTTCAA CGGAGTAGCGGCGGTGTACATTGCTCTGTGCGCGTTGACCATCATTTTCGACCTCGCCGAGATCATCTTGTTGGCGCGCAAACGTCTGAGCCCGACAGTCGTCGTCACGTTCAACTCGATCCTCACCTTGGTGTGGGCGGTGGTCCTGATTCTGCAGATTGTGGGCACCGCCGCCGGGGCCCGGGCCAGTGCTCTGGgattcatcttcatcattgtGGTGCT CGCGACGTCCCTGGGCAAGCTAATATACTC CTCCGTCATTTTGCATCGCTATCGCAAAGGACAATTCGCTACACGTGGAACTTATAGCAGCCCGGCGAATGCGGAGGCAGGGGTCGAGTTCGATCCCACCCCCAGTGGGCCCGATACTGCATACAACCCAGTGCCAGCTCCGTTGAACCCGTTTCG CGACGCATCCCGCGACCCTTCGCCCGCCGCAGGTATCCATCATCCCACGAGCGGCGCTGCAGCGGCGTACTACCACACAGCTCCGGCGCACGAGATGCAGCAGACGGTCGTGCGATAG
- a CDS encoding uncharacterized protein (antiSMASH:Cluster_7), whose product MEQIVEQGSGVAATAASPAVHGSKAGSVVSISDTGGQGDQNGSTASGGKELEASQAKPAAENDPRTQEDKQRGTKRPGEGEAGSAVAKKSRVNEAASGGAAAKDTKGNVKQPETLEEFKAKGNEIISRKNAQIAELKAQLAEAREENESLEASREAERAARIALEQKQLAREANKKVKAARQKELQDEIAKEIRFELQQAYETKLKNKNASFEKRVSSKYATAEKNLSRKLHDKSEKLEATLEELRDLKEDYKEEVRELKAEAKENAKQGNPKAQQKFKDCQEDLKAKQKELDREKAIVENLKKQLIHSKAETNAEETQRRDLDKTYIGVCNEKRKLEAEIQQLQQKSTLQEQDAKNDKRRYKQIMQQMQESCKKKIDEADKKWKIQADNSAENQERVVDAQRLIFQLNNANDRLLRHVGEHQKKIQDLEAEKRKKDSEVQKFREKLVELGISPLAVLGSNSAAVSSHGAASIALNRDSEGKATGADMGKNAE is encoded by the coding sequence ATGGAGCAAATCGTCGAACAAGGCTCAGGTGTCGCCGCCACTGCGGCATCACCCGCGGTCCATGGCTCGAAAGCAGGTTCGGTCGTCAGCATTTCCGATACTGGTGGACAAGGCGACCAGAATGGCTCTACTGCAAGCGGCGGTAAGGAGCTTGAGGCGTCACAGGCAAAGCCTGCTGCCGAAAACGACCCTCGTACTCAAGAGGACAAGCAGCGGGGCACGAAGAGACCCGGCGAGGGCGAAGCGGGATCGGCTGTTGCGAAGAAGTCTAGAGTAAATGAGGCAGCTTCAGGGGGAGCGGCAGCAAAGGATACGAAAGGAAATGTCAAACAGCCAGAGACGCTCGAAGAGTTCAAAGCAAAGGGTAACGAGATCATTTCGAGGAAAAATGCACAGATCGCAGAACTCAAGGCTCAGTTGGCAGAAGCCAGAGAGGAAAATGAGTCGCTCGAAGCCAGCAGAGAGGCCGAGAGGGCCGCTCGTATAGCACTGGAGCAAAAGCAACTTGCTCGAGAGGCTAACAAGAAAGTCAAGGCGGCAAGACAGAAGGAATTGCAGGATGAAATCGCCAAGGAGATCAGGTTCGAATTACAGCAGGCCTATGAGACCAAGCTCAAAAACAAGAACGCTTCTTTTGAGAAGCGTGTGAGCTCGAAGTACGCCACTGCCGAAAAGAATCTGTCTCGCAAGTTGCACGACAAATCGGAGAAGCTTGAGGCTACCCTCGAAGAGCTACGAGACCTCAAGGAAGACTACAAGGAGGAAGTCAGGGAGCTTAAGGCTGAGGCCAAAGAGAACGCCAAACAAGGTAATCCAAAAGCGCAACAAAAATTCAAGGACTGTCAGGAGGACCTCAAAgcaaagcagaaagagcttgaTAGGGAGAAAGCCATCGTAGAGAACCTCAAGAAACAGCTCATCCATTCAAAAGCCGAGACCAACGCCGAGGAGACCCAGAGACGGGACCTCGATAAGACCTACATCGGAGTATGCAATGAGAAGCGCAAACTCGAAGCCGAAattcagcagctgcagcagaaatcCACACTTCAGGAACAAGATGCCAAGAACGATAAGAGAAGATACAAGCAGATCATGCAGCAAATGCAGGAATCATGCAAGAAGAAAATCGACGAGGCGGATAAGAAGTGGAAAATTCAAGCTGACAACTCTGCTGAAAATCAAGAACGTGTTGTCGATGCTCAACGCCTCATCTTCCAACTCAACAATGCAAACGATCGGCTTCTGAGACACGTGGGAGAACATCAGAAGAAGATTCAAGACCTCGAAGCGGAGAAGCGTAAGAAGGACTCGGAGGTTCAGAAGTTTAGGGAGAAGCTCGTGGAGTTGGGTATCTCGCCTCTTGCTGTTTTGGGATCGAACTCGGCGGCTGTATCCTCTCATGGTGCTGCTTCGATCGCTCTGAATCGAGACAGCGAGGGGAAGGCAACGGGCGCGGACATGGGGAAGAATGCGGAGTAA
- the PRP28 gene encoding mRNA splicing protein prp28 (BUSCO:EOG09261JWS), giving the protein MDVDVPPPPPSDLPPPPPPPSDPLPPPPPPPPVSEKSAGAAAANGASAVVAPVKMQKIASAQPLSVEELLARKKAQDAAAAKPKFLSKKERERLAKEKEAREAALSKSANGSSKQDASREVANVPTGPRGNAPRGPASMRSSVDLANKGYDIKPPPPPKDVAVSKGKDKSVNKAIDETTKVAELNKQRYMGADTNTSTFSASKKRKRTTEKKFNFEWNAEEDTSPDYNPIYATRTENNFFGRGRLGGFADDATDAQARAYALAIAERDPEAGKQRAAQILEMERRKREEGGRNGIDKHWSEKKLEHMRERDWRIFKEDFNISTKGGSIPNPMRSWSESDLPKRLLDIVDQVGYKDPSPIQRAAIPIAMQSRDLIGVAVTGSGKTAAFLLPLLTYISELPALDEMTKNDGPYAIILAPTRELAQQIEIEAKKFATPLGFTCVSLVGGHSIEEQSYNMRDGAEIIIATPGRLVDCIERRVLVLSQCCYIIMDEADRMIDLGFEEPVNKILDALPVSNEKPDTEEAEDASAMARHVGLSKYRQTMMYTATMPAAVERIARKYLRRPAQVTIGNVGEAVDSVEQRVEFVQGEDKRKKRLADILNSNEFAPPIIVFVNVKRNCDNVARDIQKMGYTCVTLHGSKTQDQREAALKSLRDGQTEILVATDLAGRGIDVPDVSLVVNFNMATNIESYTHRIGRTGRAGKTGTAITFLGGEDHDVLYDLKQMISKSSISRLPDELRRHEAAQSKVDRKGKGKGNAEESSGFGGKGGWGK; this is encoded by the coding sequence ATGGATGTTGAcgtgccaccaccaccgccgagtgacttgcctcctccacctcctccgcctagCGATCCgctgccacctccgccaccaccgccgcccgtGTCTGAGAAAAGTGccggagctgcagctgcaaatgGCGCAAGTGCAGTCGTCGCGCCTgtgaagatgcagaagatcGCGAGCGCACAGCCGTTGAGTGTGGAAGAGTTGCTCGCTCGTAAGAAAGCCCAGGATGCGGCCGCCGCGAAGCCAAAGTTCCTGTCGAAGAAGGAACGAGAGCGGTTagcgaaagagaaagaggctCGCGAAGCAGCTCTTTCAAAATCAGCCAACGGGAGCTCCAAACAGGATGCCTCTCGTGAAGTTGCGAATGTGCCTACAGGACCTAGGGGCAATGCGCCCAGAGGTCCAGCGTCGATGCGATCCAGTGTTGATTTGGCCAACAAAGGCTACGATATTaagccgcctccgcctcctaaGGATGTAGCGGTCTCGAAAGGCAAGGACAAATCTGTTAACAAGGCAATTGACGAGACCACGAAAGTCGCAGAACTGAACAAACAGCGATACATGGGAGCAGACACCAACACATCGACCTTttcggcatcgaagaagcgaAAGCGGACCACCGAGAAGAAATTCAATTTCGAATGGAACGCGGAAGAAGATACCTCTCCTGACTACAATCCTATCTACGCTACACGAACGGAAAACAACTTCTTCGGGCGTGGAAGATTAGGTGGCTTCGCAGACGATGCTACTGATGCACAAGCTCGTGCATACGCTCTGGCGATCGCGGAGCGTGACCCAGAGGCAGGAAAGCAACGAGCCGCACAAATACTGGAAATGGAGCGCAGGaagcgtgaagaaggaggacgaAATGGTATCGATAAGCACtggagcgagaagaagctcgaacACATGCGTGAACGAGACTGGCGTATCTTCAAGGAAGATTTCAATATTTCTACTAAGGGAGGCTCTATCCCAAATCCTATGAGGAGTTGGAGCGAGTCAGACTTACCGAAACGCCTTCTCGATATTGTGGACCAAGTTGGCTACAAGGACCCTTCACCTATTCAGAGAGCGGCAATACCCATCGCCATGCAATCGAGAGATCTTATCGGTGTCGCTGTCACAGGTTCTGGCAAAACCGCAGCTTTCTTATTGCCTTTGCTCACCTATATTTCGGAACTTCCAGCACTGGACGAAATGACCAAGAATGATGGGCCCTATGCTATCATTCTGGCTCCCACGCGTGAACTGGCACAACAAATCGAGAttgaggcgaagaagttcgCTACGCCTCTCGGGTTCACGTGTGTCTCTCTTGTCGGTGGGCACTCgatcgaagagcagagctACAACATGCGCGACGGTGCCGAAATTATCATTGCCACCCCTGGACGTTTGGTCGACTGCATCGAGCGACGGGTCCTTGTGCTATCGCAATGCTGTTACATCATCATGGATGAAGCTGATCGCATGATCGATCTCGGATTCGAAGAGCCAGTGAATAAGATTCTCGATGCTCTGCCGGTCTCGAACGAAAAGCCAGatacagaagaagcagaagatgcctCTGCAATGGCCAGACACGTCGGCCTATCGAAATACAGACAGACGATGATGTACACAGCAACAATGCCCGCAGCCGTCGAACGAATAGCACGCAAATACCTCCGACGCCCAGCACAGGTAACCATCGGCAACGTCGGCGAAGCTGTCGATTCTGTCGAGCAACGAGTCGAATTCGTCCAAGGCGAAGACAAGCGTAAGAAGCGCCTCGCCGACATCCTCAACAGCAACGAATTCGCTCCACcaatcatcgtcttcgtcaacgTCAAACGCAACTGCGATAACGTCGCCCGAGACATCCAAAAAATGGGCTACACCTGCGTCACCCTCCACGGCTCCAAAACCCAGGATCAAAGAGAAGCAGCCCTCAAATCCCTCCGCGACGGCCAAACAGAAATCCTCGTCGCCACCGATCTCGCAGGAAGAGGTATCGACGTGCCCGACGTCTCTCTCGTTGTCAACTTCAACATGGCGACCAATATCGAAAGTTATACGCACAGAATTGGTCGTACGGGACGAGCGGGCAAGACGGGTACGGCGATTACGTTCTTGGGTGGAGAGGATCATGATGTGTTGTATGATTTGAAACAAATGATAAGCAAGAGTTCGATTTCGAGGTTGCCGGATGAGTTGAGGAGGCATGAGGCTGCGCAGAGTAAGGTTGATCGGAAAGGGAAAGGAAAAGGGAATGCGGAGGAGAGTAGTGGGTTTGGTGGGAAAGGTGGTTGGGGAAAGTAG
- a CDS encoding uncharacterized protein (antiSMASH:Cluster_7~MEROPS:MER0011422), with protein MAPRDKKANGPSPQVLRVVEESKSNNKTLIQLVLILTIVIYGYFAFDPDRLRQYLPTFSSSPAHPRLTGARKVLSENPLIDGHNDLLIRLRAEYANEIYSNDFAKLFENGGLPGEIDIPRATTGHLGGAFWSAFLPCPKDGFDFSDANYAPYVKATLEQIDLFNRLAEKYPKYFTLPKNAAEAEKNFKQGKWISPLAIEGLHQIGNSLATLRLYHVLGVRYATLTWNCHNRYADAAAVYADGTFGRAKPYWGGVSADGRELIKEMNRLGMLVDLSHVSEDTMRDVLGGNPEWEGSIAPPIFSHSSAYSICPHPRNVPDEILDLVKKRNSLVMVNFNPDFISCRDVGAENGLPEFVNSTNTIAQVARHVMYIGERIGYDHVGLGSDFDGIESTPRGLEDVSKVPDLIDILLSKGVSEKDAAKIAGRNLLRVWHEADRVAAKLQKKINPIEDDLRRKNSVAVGVDEVEPVEL; from the exons ATGGCCCCTCGTGACAAGAAAGCCAATGGGCCATCCCCGCAGGTTCTGAGGGTTGTAGAGGAGTCGAAATCTAATAACAAGACTTTGATTCAATTGGTACTTATCCTGACAATAGTGATATATG GATACTTCGCATTCGATCCCGATAGATTAAGGCAATACCTCCCGACATTTTCAAGTAGTCCCGCTCACCCACGCTTGACGGGAGCAAGAAAGGTTCTTTCCGAGAATCCTCTCATCGACGGGCACAATGATCTGTTGATACGCCTCCGCGCTGAATACG CCAACGAAATCTACTCCAACGACTTCGCCAAACTCTTCGAAAACGGAGGCTTGCCAGGCGAGATCGACATCCCACGCGCCACAACCGGCCACCTAGGCGGAGCATTTTGGTCCGCATTCCTTCCCTGTCCAAAAGACGGCTTCGACTTCAGCGACGCAAACTACGCACCATACGTCAAAGCCACCCTCGAGCAGATCGATCTCTTCAATCGCCTCGCAGAGAAATATCCCAAATATTTCACTTTACCCAAAAACGCCGCagaagctgagaagaatTTCAAACAAGGAAAATGGATCTCCCCACTTGCGATTGAGGGCCTGCATCAAATCGGTAACAGCCTTGCGACCCTACGACTGTATCATGTTTTGGGTGTAAGATATGCTACATTGACGTGGAACTGCCATAATCGCTACGCAGACGCTGCTGCCGTTTATGCAGATGGCACTTTTGGGCGTGCCAAGCCGTATTGGGGAGGTGTCAGCGCCGATGGACGAGAATTGATCAAGGAGATGAATCGTTTGGGTATGCTCGTCGATCTCAGTCACGTTTCAGAAGACACCATGCGAGATGTTCTCGGCGGCAATCCTGAATGGGAAGGAAGCATTGCACCGCCGATTTTCAGCCATTCGAGTGCGTATTCGATTTGCCCTCACCCGAGAAATGTTCCAGATGAGATTCTGGATCTGGTGAAGAAGCGAAATTCTTTGGTTATGGTGAACTTCAATCCGGATTTCATCTCGTGTAGAGACGTTGGGGCTGAAAATGGGTTGCCGGAATTTGTCAACAGCACCAATACGATTGCGCAAGTGGCACGGCACGTCATGTACATTGGAGAGCGGATCGGATACGATCACGTTGGCCTCGGCTCGGATTTCGATGGCATTGAGAGTACGCCGAGGGGTCTGGAGGACGTATCAAAAGTCCCGGATCTCATCGACATTTTGCTGAGTAAAGGAGTCAGCGAGAAAGATGCGGCGAAGATTGCAGGCAGAAACTTGCTAAGAGTGTGGCACGAAGCAGATCGAGTGGCTgcaaagctgcagaagaagatcaatCCTATAGAAGACGATCTGAGGAGAAAGAACAGTGTGGCTGTGGGAGTAGATGAGGTCGAGCCCGTCGAATTGTAG
- a CDS encoding uncharacterized protein (MEROPS:MER0015270): MLPRSLQNFMNAMTSSSYTYYPFATTNRQDYKNLMGVYLDATLHPLLKRTDFLQEGWRVGPENPKEPVTDSKGSDLVFKGVVYNEMKGQMSDATYLFYSRFMEHIMPAINNSGGDPQKMTELTYEGLKTFHEEHYHPSNSKILTYGDQPIEEHLQFLGEQLSHFNQRAVDTDIKAPIVIESPQSVTVKGPVDPLTPPDAQFKTSISWIAADRTDQTESFGLQIATNLLMDGYGSPLYQNLIESGLGTDFSMNTGYMPLGRKSIFSIGLNGVSEENLPKIKDVIYQTIEESIAKGLEKQKVDGILHQLELGLKHKKAAFGMGIISRLNPGWFNGVDPFESLQYNKLVDAFKANYAKGGYLEDLLRKYLLNNRTLTFTMEPSTTYSADIAAEEASRLQTKIKEAIESYPSEEEAHKQLRERELDLIKEQDAGHTESVDSLPSLKVSDIPRVDKEITFKDNTVDNGVEVQWHQASTNGLTYFRAIALLKDLPEDLRMLVPLFCDSLMRIGTKTKSMGQLEDEMKLKTGGISFGHFSSTSPHDTQKVEEGFSIGGRAFDYNVPAMYDLIQTILLETDFDSPNAHKMIRQLLQMGASGAVDGIAASGHMYAMRYATAGVSPAGKISEQIGGITQVKLITSLAAAEENPEAMTELINKLKAIQYLAVQSIREGNLRAALTCGTDAASANESALNSWLGNVTKTNLASPSTTIATPNSFSSHRNTLFNLPYQVSYSALTVPTGPYTSQFTAPIAILSQLLTHRHLHAEIREKGGAYGGGATSSGLTGTFGMYSYRDPNPDNTLSIYHSALSWAARQTWTERDMQEAKLSVFQKLDAPTSVSQEGMTRFLNGITYEMEQQRREWLLDVTPQDVKTAAEKLGEQIEKGASVAVLGNKEGKKFLSQSGAEWKVEELGMKGQEEIEDPVMEGEGTKDGMAAVAAS, from the coding sequence ATGCTTCCTCGTTCCCTGCAAAATTTCATGAATGCCATGACCAGTTCCAGCTACACCTACTACCCTTTTGCTACCACTAATAGACAGGACTACAAGAATTTAATGGGTGTATACTTGGATGCTACATTGCATCCGCTGTTGAAGAGAACAGACTTCTTGCAAGAGGGTTGGAGAGTCGGGCCAGAGAACCCGAAGGAGCCAGTCACGGACAGCAAAGGGAGCGATCTCGTGTTCAAGGGTGTTGTGTACAACGAGATGAAGGGCCAGATGTCAGATGCGACATATCTTTTCTACTCGCGGTTCATGGAGCACATCATGCCGGCAATCAACAACAGTGGAGGAGATCCGCAAAAAATGACCGAGTTGACTTACGAGGGGTTAAAGACTTTCCATGAGGAGCACTATCACccgagcaacagcaagatcTTGACATATGGAGACCAACCCATAGAAGAGCATTTGCAATTCTTGGGCGAGCAATTGTCACACTTCAATCAGAGAGCAGTGGACACCGACATCAAGGCACCGATTGTCATCGAGAGTCCTCAGTCCGTCACTGTCAAGGGCCCTGTGGATCCTTTGACTCCTCCAGATGCGCAGTTCAAAACCTCTATCAGCTGGATAGCAGCCGACAGGACCGATCAAACAGAGTCTTTCGGATTGCAAATCGCAACGAACCTGCTCATGGATGGCTATGGCTCGCCACTGTACCAAAACTTGATCGAATCTGGTCTCGGTACTGACTTCTCCATGAACACGGGATACATGCCACTGGGGCGCAAGTCCATCTTCTCGATTGGTCTCAACGGTGTTTCCGAGGAGAATCTGCCCAAGATCAAGGATGTCATCTATCAAACAATTGAGGAGAGCATCGCGAAAGGGCTGGAAAAGCAAAAGGTGGACGGAATCCTGCATCAGCTCGAACTTGGTCTCAAGCACAAGAAGGCAGCATTCGGCATGGGCATCATTTCCCGACTCAACCCAGGTTGGTTCAACGGCGTAGATCCTTTCGAGTCACTGCAGTACAACAAGCTGGTTGATGCTTTCAAGGCCAACTACGCCAAAGGGGGTTACCTGGAGGATTTGCTTCGGAAATATCTGCTCAACAACAGAACACTGACATTTACGATGGAGCCTAGCACAACTTATTCTGCAGATATTGCCGCGGAGGAGGCATCGCGGCTACAGACGAAGATCAAGGAAGCCATCGAAAGCTATCCgagtgaagaggaagcgCATAAGCAGCTGCGTGAGCGTGAATTGGACCTCATCAAGGAGCAAGACGCTGGACATACGGAATCTGTTGACTCTCTGCCATCCTTGAAGGTCTccgatattcctcgcgtgGACAAGGAGATCACGTTCAAAGACAACACAGTCGACAATGGTGTTGAAGTGCAATGGCACCAAGCTTCAACTAATGGGCTCACATACTTTCGCGCAATCGCCCTGCTGAAAGACTTGCCCGAGGACCTTCGGATGCTCGTACCGCTCTTTTGCGACAGTCTCATGCGCATTGGCACGAAGACAAAGTCCATGGGTCAGCTTGAAGATGAGATGAAGCTGAAGACTGGTGGCATCAGCTTCGGTCACTTCTCCAGCACGTCGCCTCACGACACCCAGAAGGTTGAGGAGGGCTTCTCGATCGGCGGACGGGCTTTTGACTACAATGTTCCGGCCATGTACGACTTGATCCAGACAATCTTGCTGGAAACTGACTTTGACTCGCCGAATGCGCACAAGATGATTCGTCAATTACTGCAAATGGGTGCAAGCGGAGCTGTCGATGGCATTGCTGCTAGCGGCCACATGTACGCTATGCGGTATGCCACGGCAGGCGTCTCTCCCGCGGGCAAGATCTCAGAGCAGATTGGCGGCATCACGCAGGTCAAGCTCATCACTAGCCTTGCGGCAGCGGAAGAGAATCCAGAAGCCATGACAGAGCTCATCAACAAGCTTAAGGCAATTCAATACCTTGCCGTGCAGAGCATCCGCGAAGGCAATTTGCGAGCAGCCCTTACATGCGGCACCGACGCCGCGTCTGCGAACGAGTCCGCATTGAACTCCTGGCTGGGCAACGTGACCAAGACCAATCTTGCCTCTCCTTCTACCACTATTGCGACTCCAAACTCGTTCTCCTCTCACCGCAACACCCTCTTCAACTTGCCTTACCAAGTCTCCTACTCGGCCCTCACCGTTCCTACTGGACCCTACACCTCCCAATTTACAGCCCCAATTGCCATCCTCTCCCAACTCCTCACACACCGCCACCTCCACGCCGAGATCCGCGAGAAGGGAGGCGCATACGGCGGAGGCGCAACATCATCGGGCCTCACTGGAACCTTCGGCATGTACTCCTACCGCGACCCCAATCCAGACAACACCCTCTCGATATACCACTCCGCATTATCCTGGGCCGCCAGACAAACCTGGACCGAGCGCGATATGCAAGAAGCCAAACTCTCCGTCTTCCAAAAACTCGACGCGCCAACCAGTGTTTCGCAAGAAGGCATGACGAGATTCTTGAACGGTATTACATATGAAATGGAACAGCAGAGACGAGAATGGTTGTTGGATGTCACGCCACAGGACGTGAAAACtgcggcggagaagttggGTGAACAGATTGAGAAGGGGGCGAGTGTGGCTGTTTTGGGGAATAAGGAGGGAAAGAAGTTCCTGAGCCAAAGTGGTGCGGAGTGGAAGGTGGAGGAGTTAGGGATGAAGGGACAAGAGGAGATTGAGGATCCGGTAATGGAAGGTGAAGGGACGAAGGATGGgatggctgctgttgcggcttCGTGA
- the CYM1 gene encoding Mitochondrial presequence protease (MEROPS:MER0025036), with the protein MLSTLRSTARSPRIVAPYHRLRLHRTYASVTDLQQYPKPGDRLHGFTLQRAENVPELELAALHFTHDKTGADYLHIARDDTNNVFSIGFKTNPPDATGVPHILEHVTLCGSEK; encoded by the coding sequence ATGTTGAGCACGTTGCGCAGCACCGCGCGATCGCCGCGCATCGTTGCTCCATACCACCGCCTGCGACTGCACCGCACCTACGCCTCCGTCACCGACCTGCAGCAGTATCCCAAGCCGGGAGACCGACTGCATGGCTTCACGCTCCAACGCGCTGAAAATGTGCCCGAGCTGGAGCTAGCGGCCCTGCACTTCACCCACGACAAGACGGGCGCCGACTATCTGCACATCGCACGAGACGACACCAACAATGTCTTCAGCATTGGCTTCAAGACCAATCCGCCCGACGCCACTGGTGTCCCGCACATCCTCGAACATGTCACTCTCTGCGGGTCGGAGAAGTAG
- a CDS encoding uncharacterized protein (antiSMASH:Cluster_7) gives MGLFSPYTLIRTISLFHITAAYFFLTAPRILADQNVVFILGESMRINHAASLNKPSEATAFVAVLLALLGVADITAANMNENAALEYWLSNVPVRLTFLFGLTGYVYLFKEDGLFGSGSAAKVGIGEPLQNSLVFTFGFFEIAMWFWIFTCLREERVAVARKRAEERKAQEDRLRTL, from the exons ATGGGGCTCTTCTCACCATATACACTCATTCGGACGATTTCGCTGTTCCATATCACAGCGGCGTACTTCTTCCTCACAGCACCAAGAATTCTTGCAGACCAAAATGTGGTTTTCATCCTGGGCGAGTCCATGAGAATA AATCACGCCGCATCTCTGAACAAACCAAGCGAAGCCACAGCATTTGTCGCGGTCCTGCTGGCGCTTCTCGGAGTCGCAGACATCACAGCAGCTAACATGAACGAGAACGCGGCTCTGGAGTACTGGTTGTCTAACGTCCCTGTCCGTTTGACCTTTCTCTTCGGCTTGACCGGATACGTATACCTGTTCAAAGAAGACGGCTTGTTCGGCTCCGGGTCAGCTGCCAAAGTAGGCATTGGCGAGCCTCTCCAAAACAGCTTGGTGTTCACCTTCGGCTTTTTCGAGATTGCAATGTGGTTTTGG ATTTTTACCTGCCTGCGGGAGGAACGAGTTGCCGTTGCACGCAAACGTGCGGAAGAGCGCAAAGCACAAGAAGACCGCCTCCGAACGCTATAG